A part of Chanos chanos chromosome 9, fChaCha1.1, whole genome shotgun sequence genomic DNA contains:
- the mboat7 gene encoding membrane-bound acylglycerophosphatidylinositol O-acyltransferase mboat7, producing MSPDELVYLGVLAGSIPIGLLFRHLSPPGKQGAALLLGLVITIATCWIHSLHSLVTILGTWIIIKCSWRHAPALSLGWTFLYLLFFRLATWFGLPSPTPFANAIQLLLTLKLVSLANEVQSFHLEKKKDVSSFSKSQVIGRLSHEPSLYDVISYSYCYVGLMTGPFFRYQTYADWLQQPSPQSLPCMEPCLQRLRLVPVYAALFLAVNAVFPLAYVLTDDFLEHNFFYRFFYMIAVFFVFRMRFYSAWCGAEAGCMTAGLGCYPEGALSKPGGGPTVQYSPEPGAAVVYDFKTVQNIDCYNTDFCVKVRHGMRYWNMTVQWWLHHYIYPNAPFKAYALRAGWTMLISAYWHGLHVGYYLSFLTIPLCIAAETAMEASVRSRLGPGGQSVFDWIHWFLKMRAYDYMCMGFVLLKAGDTIHYWSTIYFIIHVIAVACLVIGRVAKGKRREKKEGSEGEKQRDEREVKKEDVVREKAE from the exons atgtcACCTGATGAATTAGTCTACCTGGGTGTCCTTGCCGGCTCCATACCCATCGGACTCCTCTTTCGCCACCTGA GTCCTCCAGGAAAGCAGGGGGCAGCATTGTTGTTGGGACTGGTCATCACCATAGCAACCTGTTGGATCCACTCTCTTCATTCTCTGGTGACCATTTTAGGAACGTGGATCATTATAAAATGCAGCTGGAG ACATGCCCCGGCCCTCTCTCTGGGCTGGACGTTTTTGTATCTCCTCTTCTTCCGATTGGCCACCTGGTTTGGGCTGccctcccccaccccattcGCCAACGCCATTCAGCTCCTGCTCACGCTAAAG ttggTCAGTTTAGCCAACGAGGTTCAGAGCTTTCAcctagagaagaaaaaagacgtGAGCTCATTCTCCAAGTCACAAGTGATTGGCAGGCTTTCACATGAGCCCTCCCTCTATGATGTCATATCCTACAGCTACTGCTATGTTGGTTTGATGACAG GTCCGTTTTTCCGGTATCAGACCTATGCGGACTGGCTGCAGCAGCCCAGCCCCCAGTCTCTGCCGTGCATGGAGCCCTGCCTGCAGAGACTGCGGCTGGTGCCCGTCTACGCTGCTCTCTTCTTGGCCGTCAACGCCGTCTTCCCCCTGGCCTACGTCCTCACCGACGATTTCCTGGAACACAACTTCTTTTACAG GTTCTTTTACATGATCGCCGTGTTCTTCGTGTTCCGGATGCGGTTCTACTCGGCGTGGTGTGGAGCAGAGGCTGGCTGCATGACCGCAGGACTCGGCTGCTACCCAGAGGGGGCGCTCTCCAAACCCGGGGGAGGTCCCACCGTCCAGTACAG cCCTGAGCCAGGAGCTGCGGTGGTGTATGACTTTAAGACCGTCCAGAACATTGACTGCTATAACACAGACTTCTGCGTGAAAGTCCGACATGGGATGCGTTACTGGAACATGACTGTACAGTGGTGGCTTCACCACTATATTTACCCTAACGCACCTTTCAAAGCCTACGCTCTccg gGCTGGTTGGACTATGCTGATAAGTGCTTACTGGCACGGACTGCATGTGGGTTactatctctcttttctcaccaTCCCCCTCTGCATCGCCGCGGAAACGGCCATGGAAGCCTCAGTGAGGTCCCGCCTGGGTCCAGGGGGCCAGAGCGTCTTCGACTGGATCCACTGGTTCCTCAAGATGAGGGCCTACGACTACATGTGCATGGGTTTCGTTCTTCTCAAAGCCGGGGACACCATCCACTACTGGAGTACCATCTATTTCATCATCCACGTCATAGCGGTGGCGTGTTTGGTTATCGGCAGGGTCGcgaaaggaaagaggagagagaaaaaggaaggaagtgaaggagagaagcaaagggatgagagagaggtgaagaaagaGGATGTGgtcagagaaaaagcagaataa